The following nucleotide sequence is from Clostridiales bacterium.
CAAGGTCCCCCTCATCGGCGTGGTAGCCGCGCTCATGATCGTTGGCATGTCGGCTGAGATCGTTCCGATCGCCTACCACGTGAACCTCGCAGTGATCGGCGGCATCCTTCTTGGGCCGAGACTTTCCGTCATCGCCGCCTTCATCGTCGTGCTCGTGCTCGCGCTCCTCGGGCACGGAGGAATCACCGTGCTTGGCCTGAACACAATCGTGATCGGCGCGGAGATGCTCCTCGGCTGGGCGCTGTTCCAGGGGGCGATGAACGTTCTCGGGAAGAAACGTGCAGCTCTTGGAGCTGCCAGCTCCACGGTACTCGCGCTTGCGACGACAACCGCGCTCGTCGTCGGGATCGTATGGATTGGCGGGGCAGGCGAGGCGACCGCGCGTGAGACAGGGGCGCTCGACCCGGCGACGCTCCGTTTCGAAAGCCCCTGGGAGCACGGCGTCTTGAAGATGGGACTGTTTGGTGCAGGTCATGAGGACGAAGAGGGTAACGCCGAAGAGGCCGCTTCGCCTGCCGTCGAGGCCGAGGAGCACGCGG
It contains:
- a CDS encoding energy-coupling factor ABC transporter permease; the protein is MTHIHIPDGVLPLWLWALGWAVTLAAVTLTGRLAARDEARRKVPLIGVVAALMIVGMSAEIVPIAYHVNLAVIGGILLGPRLSVIAAFIVVLVLALLGHGGITVLGLNTIVIGAEMLLGWALFQGAMNVLGKKRAALGAASSTVLALATTTALVVGIVWIGGAGEATARETGALDPATLRFESPWEHGVLKMGLFGAGHEDEEGNAEEAASPAVEAEEHAEEDSGRYLSAERFAAVVFTLGPLGWLIEALVTAGVIGYTARVRPALVFAGPLARQNGRRIPGDESGGH